Sequence from the Malaciobacter pacificus genome:
CCATCTTGATACAAATTCAAATATGATTTATGATAATTATGAGATTTTTTCAAGTTTTGATGATATGAAAAACTCTTCAAATAGTATTACAATTTTGTTTGATGATGTTGAAGGGGTACAAAAAGATTTTTCATCTTTAACTTATAAGGGTGTAAATATAGGAAAAGTAACAGATGTAAAACTAACTTCAAAACATAAAGTCGAAGTTAAAGCTATAATCTATGATGATTATGATTCTTTTGCAAAAGAGGGCACTATATTTTTCTTAAAAAAACCTAGAATTTCTTTACAAGAAGTAGCAAATGTTGGGTCAACTGTTATGGCTGTAAATATTGGAGTTATAAAAGGTGAGGGTAAATATAAAAATGAATTTGTAGGTTATGATACACAACCATCTATAAATAAATCTCATTTTGGAACTATTTTTAAAGTATATGATAGTACAGCTTCAAGTGTAAATGTTGATGCACCTGTTTATTATAAAAATGTACAAATAGGAAAAGTAAATAAAATTGATTTAAGTGATGATGGTTCAAACGTGATTGTTGATTGTCTGATAGAGGATAAATATACAAAACTAATAAGAAAAAATTCGCAGTTTTATGATATAAGTGGTTTTGAGCTTAAGTTTTCACTATTTTCAGGAACACAAGTTGAGTCAAATACTTTTACAAGTATTTTAAAAGGTGGCTTAGTTGTTGTAACACCTTATGAATATAATGAAAAAGCAAACTCAAAAGATGTTTTTATTTTAAATAAAACCCTTAGAGAAGATTGGAAAACTATAAGTCCTAGTATAAAAGATTAAGAATTTTTTAATATTTTATCATATAGAATAAATTTATTAAGTAATAAAAATTTTCCAATATAAAAGGATTTTAAGATGGAAGCAAGAGTAAATGAATTAAATAGATTTGAAGAGTTGCAACTTATTGCTTTTGATTATGCAAGACAAGGTAAGACTGAGGATTTAAAGATATTATTAAATAGTGGTATGTCTGTTGATCTTTGTGATTATAAAGGAAATACTCTTTTGATGCTTGCTTCATATAGAGAAAATGTTAATACTGTTCAACTTTTGATTGATTATAATGCCCAAGTAGATAAAAAAAACTATAAAGGACAAACTCCTCTTTGTGGAGTATGTTTCAAGGGAAATTTAGAGATTGCTAAAATATTAGTTTCAAATGGTGCAAATATTTATGAAAACAATGGATTTGGAACAACACCACTATTTTTTGCTTCAATATTTGGAAATACAAATATTGTAGAATATTTTATACAAAGTAGTAATAACAATGGATTTAAAATGAAATTTTGTTTAGAATTTTCTAAATTTATAGCTAAATTTAAAAGATAACTATATTTCTATAGTTACTTTTAATTTGTCTTGACTTTCAACTTTTATACTACCTTTTAGTTCATTTTGGATAATTGATTCTATAAAAGTAAGACCAAAAGATTCTTCTTTTTTTTGATTATAATCAAAACCTTTACCATTATCTTTGTAAATAAAAATAGTTTTATTTCCATCTTTTTTCAATATGATATTTATTTCACCTTTGTTATTTGAAAAAGCGTATTTTAAACTATTTATTACAAGTTCATTTATGATAATTCCTAAATATATAGATTTTTCCAAATCAAGAGAAACTTCAATAATTGAAGAAATTTTTATATTTTTTGTCTCATAAGATTCTTTAATTTTTTCAATTAATTCTTTAAAATAGATTTTAGTATCAATCTTATATAAATTTTCTTGTGTATATAAAATTTCGTGGGTTTTACAAATAGCTTGAATTATCATCTCTACTTCATCAAGTTTTTTATCTATTTGCTCATTCGTGAATTTTTCTAATTTCATTTTATACATAATCATTATAAATTGCATATTGTTCTTTATTCTATGATGTAACTCTTTTAGTAAAACTTTATTATTATTTAGTGATATTTCAAGTTCTTTAGTTTTATTAAGTTTTTTTGCAAGTATTATAGAAAACATCATTCCTTCTATAAAACAACATAGCTCAAATGTATATGGAAAATAATCGATTAAAGACCATAAATTCATTTGCTTAAAGCCAAGCATTACATAGCCAAAAATATATATTCCCCAGGCTATTGTAAAGTATTTAGCATTTTCACTTTTTTCTTTAATTGCAATTATTATACTGCTAAAAAAAACAGTAATTAAAATTATTAATGAAAAATATGTAACTAAATCTAGAATATATTCATTTGAAATAAATGAAAATGGAATCAAGATTAAATTAATAGAAATAAAAGTACTTATTAAAATATTTATATATCTATATTTTTTTAATTCCAAAAATTCTTTAGTAAATAAAAGAACAAATATGCAGTTAAAAATTATATAGTAGATTGTAAGATAGGCATCAATATGTTCAAATGCTACAGGTAAAAAATGCAGATTCATACTTGTAAAAGAGATATGACTTATAGTTAAGAAAAAGATGTTCCCAACATAATAAAAATAGACCATCTCTTTTGTAAAATAAAATATAATAAGATTATAAATAATAAGAGCTAACATTGCTCCAAAAAAAAGTGTTAGTATAAGTTGATAATTAATATCTTTTTTTAAAAACTCTTTTTCTTCATATAAGTTTAAATAAAAGTAAGAACTTGAAGTTTCACTTTTAATTTTTAAAAAGTACTCTTTGATTTCATTTGGTTTTAAATTTATATCAAAATTATACCTCATAAGTGAGTTAAACTCTTTTCTATAAAAAACGCCATTTTTATACTCTATAAAATGATCTTTATCTATTTTTTCATATAGGATTACTTCATCAAGCATTGTGTTATCTATTTCAAGTTTTTTTTCTACGGTATTGCTTAAGTCATTAAAGATTTTGAATTTTAGCCAGACTGTATCTTTAGTATATCCTAAAGAAATATGCTCTTTATCATATTTTGTAAATAAAGTTGGAGAATTTATTATTTCTTTAAAATCTTTTTTAGAATTTTTATCTATATAAATTTCAATTTGATTTAATATATTTGTATTTTTTAGTTTTGATATTTCAATTACATTTGCAAATAAAAAGTTAACACAAAATATAAAAAATATGAATAGTTTTATTTTCATAAGTGAATAATACAAAACTTTATGTAAAAATAACATATAAATATTATAAAAAGTTATAGCTATGGAAAAAATAAATATATTAATAATTGAAGATGATAAAATAATAGCACTTCATATTTCAAAAATTTTAAAAAGAATTGGTATAAAAAACATTCATAAGACATCAAATGCGAATGATGCTTTTGATTTGATTAAGACAAATGGTATTAATCTTGTATTATCTGATATTAAAATCGAAGGTGCACTAGATGGTATTAATATAGTGGAATCTTTGCAGAACTTATATGACATTCCAGTGATTTTTATAAGCGCATACAAAGATGCTGAGACTTTAAGAAGAGTTTCTCAAACAAATTTTTTAGGATATTTATTAAAACCTTTTAGAAAAGAAGAGCTTGAAGTTTTAATAAATCTTGCAATAAATAAATATAATTTGTCTACAACAAATAATATTATTGTAATAAATGACTATTATAGTTTTGATAAGAATAAAAATATTTTATTTTTTAATGAACAAAAAGTTCCTTTATCTCAAAAAGAGATTTTAGCTTTAACACTTTTATCAAATAATTTAAATAGCTATGTCTCTTATGAACTTTTTGAATCAACAGTATGGTTCAACTCTAATGTTAATGATAATACTAGAAGAATTTTTATCCATCGTTTGAAAAATAAATTACAAAAACTTGAAATAAAAATAGAAAAAAATGTAGGTGTAGGTATTTTTAATTAATAATGTAATGTGAAATGTAATGTTTATTTAGTAGAGTAATTTTATAAATTATGTTTAAAGGAAACATTATGTTTAGGAATTTATTATTTATTTTCATAAGTATTTTTATACTTAGTGGTTGTGGTGGAGGGACCAGTAGTTCTTCAACGGTAAAAGATATAAATACCCAAGTTATTACTGGAAAAGTTGCAGACGGATATATAGTCGGTGCAAATGTTTGTTTGGATTTAAATCAAAATGAAATATGTGATGAAAATGAACCAAAAACAAAAAGTGTAAATGGTGGTCAATATACACTAAATATTGATAAAAATATCGATATTTCTAAATATTCTTTTATAGTTGAAGTTCCTGTAGGTGCAATTGATGAAGATGATAATCTTCCTATCCAAAAACCTTATATATTAAGTGCACCAAAAGGTGAAACAGCATTTATAAGTCCAGTTTCAACATTAATTAAATCTATTCAAACTGATGAAAATCTTACATTAGAACAAGCAAAAGAAAAATATAAACTGCAAGTTGGTATAAATGACAGTTCTTTAGATATTTTGGATAATTATATTGATTCCCCAAATTTAAGTGATTTAGAAAAGACAAAAATTCATAATATCGCAAAAATCACTGTAAAACTAATGGCAGAAAATCAAGAACCAATTTTAAGTTCTTTAGCAGATTCTGGATTAAAAGATGATATTACCCATCAAAAGAGTTTACAGACAATAAACAATCATATTATTAATCAACTTCCAGCAATTAGTGATATAGATGAAGTAACTAATGAATCATTACAAGCATTACAGCCAAAGATTAACTTAGATACATTGTATACAGATTTAGAATTAACTCAAAATCAACAAGTAGCTTTTGCTGGTTCTTTAGTAAATAATGTAAAAAATGATAATGAAGAAGTAAAAACTGATATTTGCACTGAGGAAGTTTTGGGTAATGGTATGTCATTGAGTGGCTTAACTTATTGTATAGATATTGTTGATGGCAAAGAAATAAGTAAATTTTTTACAGTGTCAGAAGAAGAACAAGATACTCTCATATATGTAAAAAACTTAAAAGGTGAAATTGAATTTTCACTTTATAAAAAAGAGGCTGATAATTATAATAAAGTAAGTTTACCTTTTTTTAGAAGTACAAAAGATGGAAAGTTATACATCTTTGGTGATAGTAATATTAGTTTTAGGCTGGATTCTGGGCAATATAAAATTGTATTCAGTGAAAATAATTGGTTATCTAAAGATTCAAATGCTGAAGTAAATATAATAGGTGAAATTACTGACAAAGTTTATGTCAATGGTATTATCGACTCAAAAGTTAATGTAAATCCATATAATTTATCAGATACTTCAACTAAAACTATAAATGGTACTTTACATAGTGTATTTGATTACAATAATAAGGATAAATTAATTGATATTATTCCTATAAAATCAGCAGATAAAACTATACAAGCAATATTTTCTTTAGATGAAAGTGAATTTAATGTTCAAATTGTAAATGCCTCATATTTTTCTAAAATATTATTTCCAACAATGGTATTAGAAAAGGATGGAATACTATTTGATGGAAAGGCGAGTGAACTAAAAAATGAAAAATTTATTTTAACAAAACAACCTGATAAAGATGATTCTTATTTTGTGATAATTTCTACTCCATTCACAAATAAATATTCAACATATTATCTTAACAATATTTTTTCAAAATATAAGCTTACAGTACAAACATCAAGTTTACCTGATGCAACATTAAGTGTAGGAGGAAAAACATACAAAGCTTCAATAAATACTAGCACAGTTAGTGAGGTTATTAGTAATAACATCAAAATTAAAGATTCTTTAGGTATAGTAGTAGAGTATGATGAATTTTCTACTTCAATAGATAAAGCTAAACAACTTACTTCTTCTCTTCAAACTTTACATAGTGTTTTAAACTTTGATGAAGGATCTATGATGAGGTTTTATGATAACTATGTTAAGACTATAAATGCAATAGATTCTGCACAAAATAGTATGTTTATTACTGAAGCTTTGACTTCTATAGCAATTAATGCTTATACTTTTGATGGATTAGGACTAACATCTGATTTTTACACTGGAGTTGAAGAATTATTTAATCAAAATAATCAATATACAGTTAAAGCTTTGGGTATTAATTTTTTACAATATGGATATGAGATTTTGAGAGATTATTCAGTAAGAAAAAGAAATTTAATTACAGAATATTTTAAAAGTGAAGTTATTTTAACAAATAATACTTTAGAATCTAACATGCTATCAGAACTTTCAAAACTCTTTATACTTCAGAACAGAGCTTCTGCTTTTATGCAATATGGTATGCAAATTTATCAAGCAACTACTGATTTAGAAGAGAGAACGTTTTTAGAATATTTACGTGATAGATTAATATCGGTAGGAATTTCAGTATTTCCTGATAGTATTCTTAAGTCAACAGCAGGCATATTATCAATAAGTGCCTCTCATTTAGAAAATATTAGTGACATATACTCAGATAGTGTTTATTCTATTAATAAAAAAAATGAATATAAAAAGATTTGGGAAGAACTATTTAATTTAGAAAAATATCCATCTTTTTATACTGATTCTGTTCAATTAAATAATATTGAACAATTAAAAAATAGTGGTTATACCTTTGAAGAAGAAATACCTGAAGAAACAAACACAATAACTCATAATGGATTTTCTTATGGTAAAGTGATTTCACCAACTACAGGAAGAGTTTGGTTAGATAGAAATATTGGTGCAAATAGAGTTTGTACTTCGGCTACTGACGAGTTATGTTTTGGTGATTATTTCCAATGGGGAAGAAATGCTGATGGTCATGAAAAGTTAAATTCAACAACATCTATAAACATATCTAACTCTATTTTACCTAATAATAGTAATTTTATTTTAGATAATGATGATGAAAGTGATGATGGTGCATATTTTGACTGGACAAATGTAGATGATAGTAATAGTTCTCAAAGAACTGAAAATTGGTCAAAGCTAGATGGAACATCTGTCTGTCCAATAGGATTTAGAGTTCCAAATTATAATGAACTATTAAAAGAACCATCTTTTTATATGGATTTTTATAGTGGATTTTTAAAACTACCAAATAGTGGTTATCGTGATGGAACAACAGGTTTAATAACTACTCAAAATATTGAGATTTGGTCAAGTACAGCTAATCCATATGGAGGTTCTTATTATATGGGTTATGTAAATAGTTCTACAAATATTAGGGTTTCTGGATTACCTATACGTTGTATAAAAGATGATTCTACAGTTGTATCTACTTCATCATCTTTTTCTTTAGCAAAATTATCAACTGGACAAACAGCTTCTTATAGTAATTTTGATGATGGCTATTATAAGAAAGGTACAGCTAGAAATTATACAAAAGAAAAAGGAATAGTAATTGATAAAGTAACAGGATTACAATGGCAAGATGATTATAGTGATAATGCTGGTGCAATTACATTAAAACCTTGGTCAACACAAACAAATTATGATGCAGCTAATTATGACGATACAATTGGAGATACTGCTGTTACATATTGTGAAAACCTTACATTAGGAGACTATAATGATTGGAGATTACCAACACAAGAAGAATTAGAAAGTATTATTGATTATAGCAAATATAGTCCATCAATGAATAGTGTTTTTGAAAATACAATTTCAGATAGTTATTGGAGTAGTACTTCTTCTGCAAAATTGTCAAGTCAAGCTTGGGGAGTTTATTTTAATAATGGTTGGAACTTTTATGCTTTTAAAAATGCAAACGCATATGTTCGTTGTGTTAGATAACTAAATGAAATATAAGAGAGGAAAAAATGAAAAAGAATATATTAATATTAGCTTTATTAACAAATTTTTTATTTGCTGATTTTTCGAGAGATTCTATACAAGAAGTTGTGATAGATGATGTATCAAATCTTACTTGGCAAGATGATTTTGAAGTGAAGACTGATAAAATAATTTGGAGTGAAGCAGTTGATTATTGTGAGAATTTAACTTTAGGAGGTTATAGTAACTGGCGTTTACCAAATATAAATGAATTGAAAAGTATTGTTGATTTAAGTAAATATAATCCATCAATAAATAGTATTTTTGAAAATATTGTTTCTGGTAATTATTGGAGTTCGACTTCGTATGCTGAAGCAAGAGGAAATGCATGGTATATTTACTTTGCAAATGGTTCACATGGAGGTCTTCATAAATCAGGACGAGATGGCAAAGCTTATGTTCGTTGTGTTCGTGATATGAATTAAAAAATAAGAGGATTAAATCCTCTTATTTTATATAATTTTCTTTTTTATCAACTGTATCTAACTCTTGACCAATTTCTTGGTATCTTTTAAAGTAGTATTTTACAAACTCATTTATAGTTTTATCATTTGGCATAAAATATTTACCTGATTTTGTAGCATATTGATTTAAAAATTGTGTAGCGTCTTTTTTATCTAAATAGTGTTTTGCTAAGGCTGTGTAATTTACCACATACCATTTTTTTAGCTCTTCATATTTTTCATCACTAATATCTATTTTAAGCTCACTATTTTCAACATCCCAAGATAAAACGCCAGTATCAAATAAACCATCTAAGTGAATTAATCCTTCACAATAGTATGGTTGAACTTCATCTACTTCCATCCATCCTATAAGTCCAACACTTCTTTTAACTAAGTCAATTAAAACTTGCTCTTTTAGGTGTGTTTCATCAGTTGCTTCATCTAAAAAGTAAGATATTAAACCACCCGTTGTTGCTTTAAACTCTTCAATATTTTTAAAATTCCCTGTTTTATTCATAACTGATTCCGTCTCATCATCACACCATAAAATATGTCCATACTCATGCCCAATAGTACTTATATCATATACTTGGTGCCATGAAGCGGTTTCATTAAATAAAAACTCTCTATCTTTTGTTAGTAACTCTTGACCAAATATTTCTCTACTTAGGGCTAAAAATGGTTTTGCTCTTGATGATTGTAAAATCTCATCAGAAAATGCAAAGATTTTTTTACCTTCTTCTAAACTTACGATTTCATCATTTGGTACAACTTGAGCTGAAAATAGTCCTTGGAATTCTGCTCCAAAGAATAGTGCAGGTCTTCCTACATATAATTGAACTTTATCAAGTGATTTTAAACTAAAATCATAAATCTTCTGGTATCCAGTTGTCTTTTCAGTATTGTCATAAATCTTCTCAAATGCTGATTTGATTTTATTTACTCTATGGTCATTTTGTGCAAATTTTGGATTTGTAAGTCTAATATCCCACTCAAGTGCTACTGCTTTTCTAAAGTGATCTTCATAGTATTCAAGTGGATGTCCTATTTGAATAGGAGTTTTAATCTTCATCCATGCTCTATCAACATCTGCCCATCTTGAAACCAATAGTTCTGTTTTTTGTTCACTAAATGCTTTTATAAGTGCTTGAATATAAAGTACATAATCCCATTTTTGATTATAGATTTCATCTTCAAGGTCTATTAGCTTATCTGCAAACTCTTCAAGGGCATCAACAACAGCAGTAGTCTCTTTTTTAAATGCATCTATGTATGCTTTTGAAGTGTATTTATCCCCATCATTTACAAGAGCTGAATAACATCTATCAGCAACTTGTCCACCATGACCAAGATCTAGTAGTTTTTCATCCTCAAGATATTTCATAACCTTTTCTTCATCACCATCAAATTTTGCTACTAACTCTTTATTTACACCATTTATGATGTGTGCTGTCCAAGAAGTTTGCCATTTAGTCATAGCTAATCCAACTGAATAAACTCCACTAAATACTGATTGGTAAAATGGAGTTAAAAGATTATTATCATAAATATAGTCAATTAAATTTTTATGTTTTTCTTGCCAGTAATCTTTTATAAATTGATATGCTTTTTCTTGAAGTTCGATTATCTCTTTTTCATTTTTATCGAGTTTTTTTAACACTTGAACTAAAGAATCATCTCTTAAGTTCACAAGTCTTGTCACAAGTGCAAGTCTTAAGTCATCTTTCATTTCAAGATTTAAAGTTTTTGCAAACTCATCAATAATAGTTAATTTATCATATTCTTTATTTTCTAGATGTTTTATAAGTTCATTAGTTTTTGATTTTTGTTCATTTAAAAAGTCATATATTTTTTGTAAATCGTTTAAAAATTGTTCGGTATTCATCTTTTATCCTTTATTAAGTTGTTATTTTATCTTTTTTGCACTTCTAATATATTAAAATAACTCACTTGGAGATTTAAATGAAAAAAAATGATGAAGAAGATAAAGAGAGCAAATTTAGTTTAAAATTTATTCTATCAATTTTTCTGTATGTAATTTTTGAGATTTATGAAGTTTTAGAGAAAATTTTCAATTATATTCTACTTCATATAAAGTTTATCAAATCAATTATTACTAAACTAAAAGATAGACTTTATGCTTCATCTTTTTATCAGTGGCTTAAAATAAAAGTAGATGCAATAGATGAAAAAACATATCTTGTAATTATTGTTTTTTTGATTGTTAGTTCGGGGCTTATGATTTATGTATTGCCTTTTATTGTTTCCTCAAACCTATTAAAGCTATTACTCGTAATTGTGGGAAAAATTCTTTCAACACTAAATATTGTATTAAATAGTATTGGAATAAAAAAAATATTTAAAATACCATTTATTAGACTCTTTAAAATAAGAGTAAATAGATTAAAAAGAGTGGTAAGACTTAGAATTAGTATCATTAAAAATAAAATTACACACTATGCTGATATTATAAAA
This genomic interval carries:
- a CDS encoding ankyrin repeat domain-containing protein; translated protein: MEARVNELNRFEELQLIAFDYARQGKTEDLKILLNSGMSVDLCDYKGNTLLMLASYRENVNTVQLLIDYNAQVDKKNYKGQTPLCGVCFKGNLEIAKILVSNGANIYENNGFGTTPLFFASIFGNTNIVEYFIQSSNNNGFKMKFCLEFSKFIAKFKR
- a CDS encoding 7TM diverse intracellular signaling domain-containing protein, producing the protein MKIKLFIFFIFCVNFLFANVIEISKLKNTNILNQIEIYIDKNSKKDFKEIINSPTLFTKYDKEHISLGYTKDTVWLKFKIFNDLSNTVEKKLEIDNTMLDEVILYEKIDKDHFIEYKNGVFYRKEFNSLMRYNFDINLKPNEIKEYFLKIKSETSSSYFYLNLYEEKEFLKKDINYQLILTLFFGAMLALIIYNLIIFYFTKEMVYFYYVGNIFFLTISHISFTSMNLHFLPVAFEHIDAYLTIYYIIFNCIFVLLFTKEFLELKKYRYINILISTFISINLILIPFSFISNEYILDLVTYFSLIILITVFFSSIIIAIKEKSENAKYFTIAWGIYIFGYVMLGFKQMNLWSLIDYFPYTFELCCFIEGMMFSIILAKKLNKTKELEISLNNNKVLLKELHHRIKNNMQFIMIMYKMKLEKFTNEQIDKKLDEVEMIIQAICKTHEILYTQENLYKIDTKIYFKELIEKIKESYETKNIKISSIIEVSLDLEKSIYLGIIINELVINSLKYAFSNNKGEINIILKKDGNKTIFIYKDNGKGFDYNQKKEESFGLTFIESIIQNELKGSIKVESQDKLKVTIEI
- a CDS encoding response regulator; this encodes MEKINILIIEDDKIIALHISKILKRIGIKNIHKTSNANDAFDLIKTNGINLVLSDIKIEGALDGINIVESLQNLYDIPVIFISAYKDAETLRRVSQTNFLGYLLKPFRKEELEVLINLAINKYNLSTTNNIIVINDYYSFDKNKNILFFNEQKVPLSQKEILALTLLSNNLNSYVSYELFESTVWFNSNVNDNTRRIFIHRLKNKLQKLEIKIEKNVGVGIFN
- a CDS encoding DUF1566 domain-containing protein, coding for MFRNLLFIFISIFILSGCGGGTSSSSTVKDINTQVITGKVADGYIVGANVCLDLNQNEICDENEPKTKSVNGGQYTLNIDKNIDISKYSFIVEVPVGAIDEDDNLPIQKPYILSAPKGETAFISPVSTLIKSIQTDENLTLEQAKEKYKLQVGINDSSLDILDNYIDSPNLSDLEKTKIHNIAKITVKLMAENQEPILSSLADSGLKDDITHQKSLQTINNHIINQLPAISDIDEVTNESLQALQPKINLDTLYTDLELTQNQQVAFAGSLVNNVKNDNEEVKTDICTEEVLGNGMSLSGLTYCIDIVDGKEISKFFTVSEEEQDTLIYVKNLKGEIEFSLYKKEADNYNKVSLPFFRSTKDGKLYIFGDSNISFRLDSGQYKIVFSENNWLSKDSNAEVNIIGEITDKVYVNGIIDSKVNVNPYNLSDTSTKTINGTLHSVFDYNNKDKLIDIIPIKSADKTIQAIFSLDESEFNVQIVNASYFSKILFPTMVLEKDGILFDGKASELKNEKFILTKQPDKDDSYFVIISTPFTNKYSTYYLNNIFSKYKLTVQTSSLPDATLSVGGKTYKASINTSTVSEVISNNIKIKDSLGIVVEYDEFSTSIDKAKQLTSSLQTLHSVLNFDEGSMMRFYDNYVKTINAIDSAQNSMFITEALTSIAINAYTFDGLGLTSDFYTGVEELFNQNNQYTVKALGINFLQYGYEILRDYSVRKRNLITEYFKSEVILTNNTLESNMLSELSKLFILQNRASAFMQYGMQIYQATTDLEERTFLEYLRDRLISVGISVFPDSILKSTAGILSISASHLENISDIYSDSVYSINKKNEYKKIWEELFNLEKYPSFYTDSVQLNNIEQLKNSGYTFEEEIPEETNTITHNGFSYGKVISPTTGRVWLDRNIGANRVCTSATDELCFGDYFQWGRNADGHEKLNSTTSINISNSILPNNSNFILDNDDESDDGAYFDWTNVDDSNSSQRTENWSKLDGTSVCPIGFRVPNYNELLKEPSFYMDFYSGFLKLPNSGYRDGTTGLITTQNIEIWSSTANPYGGSYYMGYVNSSTNIRVSGLPIRCIKDDSTVVSTSSSFSLAKLSTGQTASYSNFDDGYYKKGTARNYTKEKGIVIDKVTGLQWQDDYSDNAGAITLKPWSTQTNYDAANYDDTIGDTAVTYCENLTLGDYNDWRLPTQEELESIIDYSKYSPSMNSVFENTISDSYWSSTSSAKLSSQAWGVYFNNGWNFYAFKNANAYVRCVR
- a CDS encoding DUF1566 domain-containing protein, which gives rise to MKKNILILALLTNFLFADFSRDSIQEVVIDDVSNLTWQDDFEVKTDKIIWSEAVDYCENLTLGGYSNWRLPNINELKSIVDLSKYNPSINSIFENIVSGNYWSSTSYAEARGNAWYIYFANGSHGGLHKSGRDGKAYVRCVRDMN
- the ciaB gene encoding invasion protein CiaB; the encoded protein is MNTEQFLNDLQKIYDFLNEQKSKTNELIKHLENKEYDKLTIIDEFAKTLNLEMKDDLRLALVTRLVNLRDDSLVQVLKKLDKNEKEIIELQEKAYQFIKDYWQEKHKNLIDYIYDNNLLTPFYQSVFSGVYSVGLAMTKWQTSWTAHIINGVNKELVAKFDGDEEKVMKYLEDEKLLDLGHGGQVADRCYSALVNDGDKYTSKAYIDAFKKETTAVVDALEEFADKLIDLEDEIYNQKWDYVLYIQALIKAFSEQKTELLVSRWADVDRAWMKIKTPIQIGHPLEYYEDHFRKAVALEWDIRLTNPKFAQNDHRVNKIKSAFEKIYDNTEKTTGYQKIYDFSLKSLDKVQLYVGRPALFFGAEFQGLFSAQVVPNDEIVSLEEGKKIFAFSDEILQSSRAKPFLALSREIFGQELLTKDREFLFNETASWHQVYDISTIGHEYGHILWCDDETESVMNKTGNFKNIEEFKATTGGLISYFLDEATDETHLKEQVLIDLVKRSVGLIGWMEVDEVQPYYCEGLIHLDGLFDTGVLSWDVENSELKIDISDEKYEELKKWYVVNYTALAKHYLDKKDATQFLNQYATKSGKYFMPNDKTINEFVKYYFKRYQEIGQELDTVDKKENYIK